A region of the SAR324 cluster bacterium genome:
CTCACAATTGGACTTCGTTTCACTTTTTCAAAACACCAAAATCCCACAAGATAGGCCATCATGGTCAACATCAACCAGAGCAATGGGGTTGTCTGGAGATAAGCCCAAATATCCTGAACTTCATTGATTGGGTTCATGATCGCAGTTCCTCACCCTCTGGTAAGGCCCCTGTTAAGCGCACCATCACTACAAAGGTCAGAGCTCCGACGATCAAGGCCAGTATTGTACTGACCACAACCGCGGTCAACAGGATCTTTCCCTCCAAAACAAGCCGATCCAAATGTTGAACAATTCCCACCGCAGCTGGAACAAAGAGCAAAGACAAATGGGCAATCAACCCCTGGGCAGTCTCCTTCAACAACTTAGGTCTGGGAGCATTCATTCCCAGCCAGCCAATCAGAAAAAGTAATCCTGCCACCGGTCCAGGAATCGGCACTCCTAGCCCCATCACAGCCGCAGTACCCAGCAATTGAAATCATAATAAAAAAGTAAACGCCTTGAGAATTTCAGTCATGGTTTGATGGGGTCCTTTGGACTCATTGATTCCTCCGAGTTAATCTCCTCATTCTGGCAATCTTGCTTGGTCTGCTGTTTTTTTAAATTCTCACTGGCAATTCGAACTAACAACTCGCTTTCACCATCGTAGAGCAGTCCGAAAAGCTTACCGATTTCTGCAGGCATCTTTTGCTTATTCATCTTCTCCATTTTGTTCATCTCCGATTTGTAATAATTTTGGGGCTTTGCTGAATACAATTCTTGTCAGCTACAGCCCTTGTCAGAATAATTAGTCTTAGTGGTGCTTTTCAAATCCAACACCGAACACACTATTTTCTAGACTTAACTGAATTCCACTGCTGATCTCACCAATTGAAAAAAATTTAAAATCCTGTCTAAAATTGTGATAGTTTGCTGAAAGTTTTCTATTCTATTTACTTTTTGGATGTATTCAAAATTCATTTCACATTTTTTTGTGTTCCAAATTCATGGATGAAAAATTACCTAAAACGAAAACGACAAATTTGAATCATTCAAGAAGATCACTCTTTCTCATTAAACGAGGAGGTTACATGCCCAAAAGGATACTAAAATTATGGATATCTGCACTCCTGATGTTGAGTTCCACTCAATCGTTTGCAGCAGAGCTATTTTTTGATCACCAAAATAACAGTTGGTCCAAAGCTGGGAATCCAGTTTCAGAGGAAGCATATCGAGGTGAGATAAAGAATGGAGTTCCGCACGGGACCGGCACAGGTACTTTACCTGATGGAACGCTATT
Encoded here:
- a CDS encoding CidA/LrgA family protein, coding for MLGTAAVMGLGVPIPGPVAGLLFLIGWLGMNAPRPKLLKETAQGLIAHLSLLFVPAAVGIVQHLDRLVLEGKILLTAVVVSTILALIVGALTFVVMVRLTGALPEGEELRS